A portion of the Saimiri boliviensis isolate mSaiBol1 chromosome 1, mSaiBol1.pri, whole genome shotgun sequence genome contains these proteins:
- the SMIM3 gene encoding small integral membrane protein 3 produces MDAVSQVPTEVVLPKHILDIWVIVLIILATIVIMTSLLLCPATAVIIYRMRTHPILSGAV; encoded by the coding sequence ATGGACGCAGTCAGCCAAGTCCCCACGGAAGTCGTGCTTCCCAAGCACATCCTGGATATCTGGGTGATTGTCCTCATCATCCTAGCCACCATTGTCATCATGACCTCCTTGTTGCTGTGCCCAGCCACTGCAGTCATCATCTATCGCATGCGGACTCATCCTATTCTCAGTGGGGCTGTTTGA